A part of Streptomyces sp. NBC_01497 genomic DNA contains:
- a CDS encoding Ppx/GppA phosphatase family protein, translating into MTKVAAIDCGTNSIRLLVAEADPATGSLTDLDRRMEIVRLGQGVDRTGRLAPEALERTFAACRAYAEVIAAHDVSRVRFVATSASRDASNRDDFVGGVLDILGVRPEVITGDEEAALSFTGATRELATHQAALVVDIGGGSTEFVLGDERVRAARSVDIGCVRLTERHLLHDGELTDPPTAAQIAAIRADIERAIDEAAATVPMRDSTTLVGLAGSVTTVGAIAQGLTAYDSAAIHRSRVSYEQVKDITATLLAATHAERAANPVIHPGRVDVIGVGALILQTIMERTSAAEVVVSEHDILDGIAWSVAEAGA; encoded by the coding sequence ATGACCAAGGTTGCGGCGATCGACTGCGGCACCAACTCGATCCGGCTGCTGGTGGCAGAGGCCGACCCGGCGACGGGTTCGCTGACCGACCTGGACCGGCGGATGGAGATCGTCCGGCTGGGCCAGGGCGTGGACCGCACGGGCCGGCTGGCGCCGGAGGCGCTGGAGCGGACGTTCGCCGCGTGCCGCGCCTACGCGGAGGTGATCGCGGCGCACGACGTCTCGCGTGTCCGCTTCGTCGCCACGTCCGCCTCGCGGGACGCCTCCAACCGCGACGACTTCGTCGGCGGCGTGCTCGACATCCTGGGCGTGCGGCCCGAGGTCATCACCGGCGACGAGGAGGCGGCGCTCTCCTTCACCGGCGCGACCCGCGAACTCGCCACCCACCAGGCGGCGCTGGTGGTCGACATCGGCGGCGGCTCCACCGAGTTCGTCCTCGGCGACGAGCGGGTACGGGCGGCGCGTTCGGTCGACATCGGCTGCGTACGCCTGACGGAACGTCATCTGCTGCACGACGGCGAGCTGACGGACCCGCCGACCGCCGCGCAGATCGCGGCGATCCGCGCGGACATCGAGCGGGCGATCGACGAGGCGGCTGCGACCGTTCCGATGCGGGACTCCACGACGCTGGTGGGACTCGCGGGCTCGGTGACGACGGTGGGCGCGATCGCGCAGGGGCTCACGGCGTACGACTCGGCGGCCATCCACCGCTCACGGGTCTCGTACGAGCAGGTCAAGGACATCACGGCGACGCTGCTCGCGGCGACCCACGCGGAGCGCGCCGCGAACCCGGTGATCCATCCCGGGCGGGTGGACGTGATCGGGGTGGGCGCCCTGATCCTTCAGACGATCATGGAACGCACGTCGGCGGCCGAGGTCGTCGTCAGCGAACACGACATCCTGGACGGCATCGCCTGGAGCGTGGCCGAAGCGGGTGCGTGA
- a CDS encoding DUF501 domain-containing protein, with protein METPPPQTERTEPPTADDIAAFRAQLGRPPRGLRAIAHRCPCGLPDVVETAPRLPDGTPFPTTYYLTCPRAASAIGTLEANGVMKEMTERLARDPELAAAYRAAHEDYLARRDAIEVLANFPSAGGMPDRVKCLHVLVAHSLAAGPGVNPLGDEAIALLPQWWRKGPCVDAACVQAPRAPHEQETTTETGE; from the coding sequence ATGGAAACCCCTCCTCCGCAGACTGAACGCACCGAGCCGCCCACGGCGGACGACATCGCGGCCTTCCGGGCCCAGCTCGGCCGGCCGCCGCGCGGGCTGCGCGCCATCGCGCACCGCTGCCCGTGCGGGCTGCCCGACGTGGTGGAGACCGCGCCGCGCCTGCCGGACGGGACGCCGTTCCCGACCACGTACTACCTGACCTGCCCGCGCGCCGCGTCCGCGATCGGCACGCTGGAGGCGAACGGCGTCATGAAGGAGATGACCGAACGCCTCGCGAGGGACCCGGAACTGGCCGCCGCGTACCGGGCCGCGCACGAGGACTACCTCGCGCGCCGCGACGCGATCGAGGTGCTGGCGAACTTCCCGAGCGCGGGCGGCATGCCGGACCGGGTGAAGTGCCTGCACGTGCTGGTGGCGCACTCCCTGGCGGCGGGTCCCGGCGTCAACCCGCTGGGCGACGAGGCGATCGCCCTGCTGCCGCAGTGGTGGCGGAAGGGCCCGTGCGTGGACGCCGCGTGCGTCCAGGCCCCGCGGGCCCCGCACGAACAGGAAACGACGACGGAGACGGGCGAATGA